The following coding sequences lie in one Myxococcales bacterium genomic window:
- a CDS encoding HDIG domain-containing protein, giving the protein MLRTRLIAGVTAALVLSAVCATLLTLITTAETFFEPLRVDPSRPAPVTLRLPQTAIPVFDSQSGHNRVRVVEVMVPRGSTVTDPTVAGLVRAYELSRRPPNAGSLLGLWFVYFLIFMMLASYLRRLSPGRGALLRTQVGLVGLILFCLVLAKVGLLYSNLPAYLIPVAAVPLWVTRYLDRRSAFIVSIGLSFLTASLHAFSLTLLSVYLAASMTATLVLGHRRRWLRYLTTGVASGLAAAAMLLAAKSWFSGGFSMHADLSSPWDSELMAAFAGGIFAGALAQTLEGPAIILLGAVSRARLLDLSDLDQPLLRKMAKEAPGSWEHSRAMANLAEVAAASIGADALLTRIGAYYHDLGKTRQCKYFVENLEPGEISPHEALDPDVSADAIMHHVVEGTRILRAGRIPEPVVEFAYTHHGTSVIEYFWHKCLAQGNPKNIPESFFRYPGMRPRTKETAILMLIDSIEAASRTIDPPERDKFNEMVQRIIFVKLQQGQLDESSLTTSDLRILSTQLTDTLCNVYHSRIRYPWQDAKSQGREPLPVPGLATEDEVAQAHTANLKARNSVREDMPQHLSEDEMP; this is encoded by the coding sequence ATGCTACGTACCCGCCTCATCGCCGGCGTCACCGCCGCGCTCGTACTGAGCGCCGTATGCGCCACGCTGCTTACGCTGATCACCACTGCTGAGACGTTTTTCGAGCCCCTGCGTGTAGACCCATCCCGGCCCGCTCCCGTAACATTGAGGCTTCCGCAAACTGCCATCCCGGTGTTTGACAGCCAAAGCGGTCACAACCGCGTTCGCGTCGTCGAAGTCATGGTGCCTCGTGGCAGCACTGTCACGGATCCTACAGTCGCCGGACTGGTGCGCGCGTACGAGCTCTCGAGACGTCCTCCCAATGCCGGCAGCCTTCTCGGACTATGGTTTGTGTACTTTCTTATTTTCATGATGCTCGCGTCGTATTTAAGACGCTTGAGCCCAGGGCGGGGTGCGCTACTTCGCACGCAGGTCGGTCTTGTCGGGTTGATACTGTTTTGCTTGGTGTTGGCCAAGGTTGGCCTTTTATATTCGAACTTGCCCGCCTACCTGATTCCGGTGGCTGCCGTCCCTTTGTGGGTGACCCGCTATTTGGACAGGCGTTCTGCTTTCATCGTGAGTATCGGGCTGAGTTTCCTTACAGCCTCTCTGCATGCGTTCAGCCTCACCCTCTTGTCGGTGTATCTGGCCGCAAGTATGACAGCGACATTGGTGTTGGGGCATCGCCGGCGATGGTTACGCTACCTCACGACGGGCGTAGCCTCGGGCCTCGCCGCTGCGGCGATGCTGCTTGCTGCCAAATCGTGGTTTAGCGGTGGCTTTAGCATGCATGCGGACCTAAGCAGCCCGTGGGACTCTGAGCTGATGGCAGCTTTCGCTGGGGGGATTTTCGCCGGAGCACTCGCTCAGACTTTAGAGGGACCGGCTATCATTTTGCTTGGCGCTGTTTCCCGTGCGCGCCTTTTAGACCTGTCAGACCTCGATCAACCTCTTCTTCGCAAAATGGCCAAAGAAGCTCCAGGCTCGTGGGAACACTCCCGAGCAATGGCAAATCTTGCCGAAGTGGCTGCCGCATCGATAGGCGCCGACGCGCTCCTCACTCGCATTGGGGCCTACTACCACGACCTCGGCAAAACGCGTCAGTGTAAGTACTTTGTGGAAAACCTAGAACCGGGAGAAATCAGCCCGCACGAGGCGTTAGATCCGGATGTCAGCGCGGACGCTATTATGCACCACGTCGTGGAGGGAACCCGAATTTTACGCGCAGGACGCATTCCTGAGCCGGTCGTTGAGTTCGCGTATACGCATCATGGCACTAGCGTGATCGAGTATTTCTGGCATAAGTGCCTCGCACAGGGCAATCCGAAGAACATCCCCGAGAGTTTCTTTCGCTACCCCGGCATGCGTCCTCGCACCAAAGAAACTGCCATTCTGATGCTTATTGATTCCATCGAGGCCGCCTCGCGAACCATCGATCCTCCGGAACGCGACAAATTCAATGAAATGGTGCAACGCATTATTTTTGTAAAGCTTCAACAGGGGCAGCTCGATGAATCGAGCCTCACCACGTCAGACCTGCGGATTCTTTCGACACAACTGACCGATACCTTGTGCAATGTGTACCATTCGCGTATTCGATATCCATGGCAGGACGCCAAATCCCAAGGACGAGAGCCGCTACCCGTGCCGGGCCTCGCGACAGAGGATGAAGTCGCGCAAGCCCACACTGCTAACCTCAAGGCCCGGAACTCCGTCCGCGAAGATATGCCACAGCATTTATCCGAAGATGAGATGCCCTAG
- a CDS encoding YqgE/AlgH family protein, whose product MSSLSPGFLVASASMTDPHFKRAVVLLIEHQSQGSFGFLINRPAGISFQGVAEELGLETSPGEVPDLPVLTGGPIAPHTGWIVFDPKGVELPEDGAVSVSHGLSVSASRDLLQTIAKGQGPARRLLALGYAGWDAGQLDEELKRGTWIPVDLEEAIVFDTPYEQRWSASLDKLGIDPARLVSHSLPEA is encoded by the coding sequence ATGTCCTCTCTTTCACCAGGATTCTTGGTCGCCTCTGCCTCGATGACAGACCCTCACTTCAAACGTGCGGTGGTGTTGCTCATCGAGCATCAGTCCCAGGGTTCGTTTGGGTTCTTGATCAATCGTCCCGCCGGCATCTCGTTTCAGGGTGTCGCCGAGGAACTGGGGCTTGAAACCTCCCCGGGTGAGGTGCCGGACCTACCTGTTTTGACAGGTGGCCCGATTGCGCCTCACACGGGATGGATTGTTTTCGATCCCAAAGGCGTCGAGCTGCCCGAAGATGGTGCCGTTTCGGTATCCCACGGGCTATCCGTGAGCGCATCGCGCGATCTGCTACAGACCATTGCCAAGGGGCAGGGCCCTGCGCGCAGGCTCTTGGCCTTGGGATACGCGGGGTGGGACGCGGGTCAACTGGACGAGGAGCTCAAGCGCGGGACATGGATCCCCGTGGATCTTGAGGAGGCCATTGTGTTCGATACGCCGTACGAGCAACGATGGTCAGCTTCGTTAGATAAGCTAGGGATCGATCCTGCGAGGCTGGTAAGCCACAGCCTTCCGGAAGCCTGA
- a CDS encoding carbohydrate-binding family 9-like protein — MTLRPLLILGALMLTLSCGKRQDPQGHATGKRAVSEKLPKLRVPRILENLEIDGQLDEAAWQHAAVSTPFVNTMHGTPSKLNVVSRWLWNETYLYVAFEVGDTFLNSTFARRDDHLWEQDAVEMLIAPFGERAHYYEIQVSPTGNVFDTRFDSRRRPAPYGHVDWTSRITAKVAVRGTVNDARPDRGYTVELGIPWNALGCDSRSLNGLVFRANLFVLDALKAGGQQACGWSPPLVGDFHAVERFGIIELVDS, encoded by the coding sequence ATGACCTTGCGGCCACTCTTAATACTGGGTGCGCTCATGCTCACCCTATCCTGCGGCAAACGCCAAGATCCACAAGGCCACGCCACCGGTAAACGGGCGGTTTCCGAAAAGCTCCCAAAACTTCGGGTGCCGCGAATATTGGAAAACCTTGAGATCGACGGACAGCTCGATGAAGCGGCATGGCAGCATGCTGCGGTAAGCACGCCTTTTGTTAATACCATGCACGGTACACCATCGAAGCTGAATGTGGTAAGCCGCTGGCTATGGAACGAGACGTATCTGTATGTCGCCTTCGAGGTCGGGGACACATTTCTGAATTCGACTTTTGCTCGACGCGACGATCACTTATGGGAGCAGGATGCAGTGGAGATGCTCATCGCGCCTTTCGGCGAGCGCGCGCATTACTATGAGATTCAAGTGAGCCCCACAGGCAACGTGTTTGATACGCGATTTGACAGTAGGCGGCGGCCGGCTCCCTATGGACATGTGGACTGGACTAGCCGAATAACGGCTAAGGTTGCCGTCAGGGGAACGGTCAATGATGCGCGCCCCGATCGAGGCTATACGGTAGAGCTTGGCATTCCCTGGAATGCCCTCGGATGTGATTCGCGATCCCTGAACGGATTGGTGTTTCGCGCGAATCTGTTCGTGCTCGACGCGCTAAAGGCTGGCGGGCAGCAAGCATGTGGTTGGTCGCCTCCTTTAGTGGGTGACTTTCACGCCGTGGAGCGCTTTGGGATCATCGAGCTCGTCGATTCCTAG
- the ffh gene encoding signal recognition particle protein, giving the protein MAFDVLSRGFRAAKNQLSGIAELTETNLASALEEVRASLLEADVAVQVADTFLESVKGKALGTLMRTRATQQGKRVRVGPAEQFIMLCQQELEALMAAAEPPITFLKHPATTGIMIVGLQGTGKTTTAAKLARLLERENEKKVLLVAADMQRPGAVAQLTTLAERIDVPSFSMEDMDPYAICVRGREHARRIKRNVVIYDTAGRLAIDEPLMVELSRIKAEAEPQEVLLVIDAMMGQDAIVTAAAFHERLGLTGVILTKVDGDARGGAALSVRAVTGAPIKYMGSGETLDKLEVFRASGVASRILGFGDVVGLMKDFEQVVDAERAEAKAKSMLSGSFTLNDFLEQIEMLQQMGPVQDVLEKLPFFAEAGAAGAQIDDAQLIRLKAMVSSMTPSERQSIELFQKQPGRLGRVAMGSGRSEREVAELLQRFGIMRQMIGNIGQQAGMLGKMPGLKRLARAGRLKEQVGLTGLDDNPMLANLAETLLEAAVAENASGARLATTQKRPQDRQKRKNLRKLQRKARKKSRR; this is encoded by the coding sequence GTGGCTTTTGATGTGCTCAGTCGTGGCTTTCGGGCCGCAAAAAATCAGCTTTCGGGGATCGCAGAGCTGACCGAGACAAACCTGGCATCTGCCTTAGAGGAGGTACGCGCTTCGTTGCTCGAAGCGGACGTCGCCGTCCAAGTCGCGGACACATTTTTAGAGAGCGTCAAGGGTAAGGCGCTGGGCACCTTGATGCGTACGCGCGCGACCCAGCAGGGGAAGCGCGTTCGGGTTGGGCCGGCGGAGCAGTTCATCATGCTGTGTCAGCAGGAGCTCGAAGCATTGATGGCTGCCGCCGAGCCACCCATCACGTTTTTGAAACACCCCGCCACGACAGGCATCATGATTGTGGGCTTACAAGGAACGGGAAAGACCACCACCGCTGCCAAGCTGGCACGTCTCTTGGAGAGGGAGAACGAAAAGAAAGTGCTGCTGGTGGCTGCCGATATGCAGCGCCCGGGCGCCGTGGCGCAACTCACCACGCTCGCAGAGCGCATCGACGTACCCAGTTTTAGCATGGAAGACATGGATCCTTACGCCATCTGCGTACGGGGCCGGGAACATGCCCGCCGTATCAAACGCAATGTCGTGATCTACGATACCGCAGGACGGCTTGCCATCGATGAACCCTTGATGGTTGAGCTCTCACGCATCAAAGCAGAGGCCGAGCCGCAGGAAGTGCTGTTGGTGATCGACGCGATGATGGGGCAGGACGCGATTGTCACCGCAGCCGCTTTTCACGAGCGCCTTGGATTGACCGGTGTCATCTTGACCAAGGTCGATGGCGATGCGCGGGGTGGCGCAGCGCTCTCGGTGCGCGCTGTGACTGGCGCTCCCATCAAATACATGGGCAGTGGGGAAACCTTAGACAAGCTCGAGGTCTTTAGGGCCAGCGGCGTCGCTAGTCGCATTTTAGGGTTTGGCGATGTCGTCGGCTTGATGAAGGATTTCGAGCAAGTGGTGGATGCGGAACGTGCGGAGGCAAAAGCCAAGAGCATGCTCTCTGGCAGCTTCACCTTGAATGACTTCCTTGAGCAAATCGAAATGCTTCAACAGATGGGCCCTGTGCAGGATGTACTTGAGAAGTTGCCCTTTTTCGCGGAGGCGGGAGCGGCCGGTGCGCAAATCGACGACGCGCAACTCATCCGGTTAAAAGCGATGGTGAGCTCAATGACGCCTTCAGAACGGCAGAGCATCGAGCTATTTCAAAAACAGCCTGGGCGATTAGGGCGCGTGGCTATGGGCTCAGGTCGATCGGAACGCGAGGTGGCAGAGCTGCTTCAGCGCTTTGGGATCATGCGCCAGATGATAGGGAACATTGGACAGCAGGCTGGCATGCTCGGCAAGATGCCCGGGCTCAAGCGTCTCGCACGAGCCGGTCGCCTCAAGGAACAGGTGGGGCTCACGGGGCTTGACGATAATCCTATGCTGGCCAATCTCGCCGAAACGTTGCTTGAGGCTGCAGTTGCAGAAAACGCTTCGGGCGCGCGTCTTGCGACGACCCAAAAAAGACCACAGGACCGCCAAAAGCGAAAGAACCTGCGAAAACTGCAGCGAAAAGCCCGAAAAAAATCACGACGATGA
- the polA gene encoding DNA polymerase I has product MSQLPAPGDERTLYVLDVSGYVFRAYHALPDLANSKGEPTHAVFGTLNMLRKLLAQQTPAYLAVAMDSKLPSFRHTLYEQYKANRPPAPADLSQQMARVRQIITAYRICCLEHEGVEADDLIASLVREARRRDLQVVIVSADKDLLQLVDKEVWMYDTMRERVFGMEEVKAKLGITSAQVRDYLALTGDASDNIPGVPKVGPKTAVSLLEQWKNLDGIYAHIGQIKRSALRASLIAHRSDAYLSYQLVGLKDELPLELDWASLRYNGPDADALATLFKELEFSRPSEAVPPSPVSVDSEHVTTVARLRASAEELRGAEALLIATLGTAGAPGTLFAMGVAPFVAGTVGAVKAIAMTPAFDGSMGGQEVREVLGPLLEDVAVPKYSASVKHDSLALASIGIAPRGWAFDAMLASYVLEPDRRGHDLASLAERHLNLALRDDRALLQSLVSERQTSLAGDAQDFGAAAQTLAERVTAIAQLAPRLIDRIAQAELTGLLSDVEIPLALVLADLERTGIGLDTDHLDTLSKEVNAQLGVLEAKCHELAGQVFNLNAPRKLEAILFDHLKLPVIKRTKTARSTDHSVLEQLAIEHPLPAVILEHRTLAKLKSTYLDALPKQINPQTGRIHTCFNQAVAATGRLSSSDPNLQNIPIRNAVGRRIREAFVPQSGWWLLSADYSQIELRILAHLSQDPELLQAYRTRQDVHARTAEAIFGVSPEAVTAPMRAQAKTVNFAVIYGQTDFALSRHLKITRAQAKNYIEAFFLKYAGVKQFMEQVVEHTRAHGYVRTLLGRRRPIADIQSSNRNLRMQAERIAANTPIQGSAADVMKVAMLRIHDALREQDKQSRMLLTVHDEIVLEVPEQEKNPVETLVKEAMENAVPLSVPLKVEVGFGRNWGEAH; this is encoded by the coding sequence GTGTCTCAGCTCCCCGCCCCAGGCGATGAACGAACGCTCTATGTGCTGGACGTGAGCGGTTACGTCTTTCGCGCATATCATGCGCTACCCGATCTTGCGAACAGCAAGGGAGAGCCCACGCATGCGGTGTTTGGCACCCTGAACATGCTTCGCAAGTTGCTGGCACAACAGACGCCCGCCTACCTCGCGGTCGCTATGGATTCCAAACTGCCGTCGTTTCGCCATACGCTATACGAGCAATACAAAGCCAACCGGCCGCCGGCCCCAGCAGACCTTTCCCAACAGATGGCGCGGGTACGCCAAATCATAACGGCTTATCGTATTTGTTGCCTTGAGCACGAGGGCGTCGAGGCGGACGACCTCATCGCATCCTTGGTGAGAGAAGCGCGCCGCCGGGATTTGCAAGTCGTGATCGTAAGCGCGGATAAGGATCTGTTGCAGCTCGTGGATAAGGAAGTGTGGATGTACGACACGATGCGCGAGCGTGTGTTTGGCATGGAGGAAGTCAAAGCGAAACTGGGCATCACGTCGGCACAGGTGCGCGATTATCTTGCGCTTACCGGAGACGCTTCTGATAACATTCCGGGAGTCCCCAAAGTCGGTCCGAAGACGGCCGTGTCATTGCTGGAGCAATGGAAAAATTTGGATGGCATTTATGCGCACATCGGTCAGATTAAGCGCTCTGCTCTTAGGGCATCACTCATTGCGCATAGATCCGACGCCTATCTGTCCTACCAACTGGTGGGCCTGAAAGATGAGCTCCCGCTCGAGCTGGATTGGGCGTCCCTTCGCTATAACGGCCCAGACGCGGATGCGCTTGCTACGCTCTTTAAGGAACTCGAATTTTCGCGTCCAAGCGAAGCCGTGCCGCCGAGCCCTGTCTCCGTCGATTCAGAGCACGTCACAACGGTCGCCAGACTGCGCGCAAGCGCAGAGGAATTGCGGGGTGCGGAGGCTCTACTCATAGCGACGCTTGGCACAGCCGGCGCCCCAGGGACGCTTTTCGCGATGGGGGTGGCGCCGTTTGTAGCGGGCACCGTAGGTGCAGTGAAAGCGATCGCCATGACGCCCGCTTTCGACGGGAGTATGGGTGGACAGGAAGTGAGAGAGGTTTTGGGTCCCCTCCTTGAAGACGTCGCTGTGCCCAAATACAGCGCGAGCGTGAAGCACGACAGCTTGGCTCTGGCGTCCATCGGTATTGCCCCGCGGGGCTGGGCGTTTGACGCAATGCTCGCGAGCTACGTGCTCGAACCCGACAGGCGAGGCCACGACCTAGCGTCCCTGGCGGAGCGGCATCTCAACCTTGCGCTTAGGGACGATCGCGCTTTGCTGCAAAGCCTCGTGTCAGAGCGCCAGACGTCGCTAGCAGGGGACGCACAAGACTTTGGAGCTGCCGCACAAACTCTCGCTGAGCGGGTAACGGCCATCGCTCAACTCGCTCCCCGCTTGATAGACCGGATTGCTCAAGCGGAACTCACCGGTTTGCTCAGCGACGTAGAAATCCCATTGGCGCTGGTACTGGCTGATCTAGAGCGTACCGGCATCGGTCTCGATACGGACCATCTCGATACGCTTTCAAAAGAGGTCAACGCGCAGCTGGGCGTTCTAGAAGCGAAGTGTCATGAGCTTGCAGGCCAAGTGTTCAACTTGAATGCACCCAGGAAGCTCGAGGCCATTTTGTTTGACCACTTAAAGCTCCCAGTCATCAAACGGACCAAGACCGCGCGCTCCACCGACCACAGCGTACTGGAACAGCTCGCTATAGAGCATCCCTTGCCTGCCGTGATTTTGGAGCATCGCACACTTGCAAAGCTTAAGAGCACCTATCTCGATGCCCTACCTAAGCAAATCAATCCACAGACGGGCAGGATTCATACGTGTTTCAATCAAGCGGTGGCCGCCACCGGTCGCCTATCATCAAGCGATCCAAACCTGCAAAACATCCCCATTCGTAACGCTGTGGGGCGGCGCATTCGCGAGGCCTTTGTGCCCCAGTCAGGTTGGTGGCTTCTTTCGGCAGACTATTCTCAGATTGAACTGAGAATTTTAGCCCATCTCAGCCAGGACCCCGAGCTGCTTCAGGCATACCGTACTCGGCAAGACGTGCATGCACGCACGGCCGAGGCGATTTTTGGGGTCTCTCCCGAAGCTGTCACCGCCCCAATGCGCGCGCAGGCCAAAACCGTCAACTTCGCGGTCATTTATGGTCAGACAGATTTCGCGTTGTCTCGCCACTTGAAGATTACCCGAGCCCAGGCCAAGAATTACATCGAAGCGTTTTTCCTCAAATACGCGGGCGTCAAGCAGTTCATGGAGCAGGTCGTTGAACATACCCGCGCCCACGGTTATGTGCGTACGCTCCTCGGCCGCCGCCGTCCTATCGCGGACATCCAAAGCAGCAACAGAAACCTGCGTATGCAAGCTGAGCGGATCGCTGCGAACACACCCATTCAAGGCAGCGCGGCTGACGTGATGAAAGTGGCTATGCTACGCATTCATGACGCGCTACGCGAGCAAGACAAGCAAAGCCGCATGCTCCTCACGGTGCATGATGAAATTGTCCTTGAGGTGCCGGAACAGGAAAAAAACCCGGTGGAGACGTTGGTGAAAGAGGCCATGGAGAACGCCGTGCCGCTCAGCGTTCCACTCAAGGTGGAAGTCGGCTTTGGACGCAACTGGGGCGAAGCACACTGA